The following DNA comes from Riemerella anatipestifer ATCC 11845 = DSM 15868.
ATAACTTTAGCTCCTTTTTCTACTGCAGAACCAATGAACTGGTGTCCATCTGAAACACTCCCTTTGATAGCTACATAAAGGCTTTTTGCTTCCGCCTTTCTACTATCAAAAACAATAGAGCTTACCTCAACATCTAATGCACCGATGGTTTCTAAAACTGGTATATTATGTAATAACTCTCTGAGTAACATATTTTATCAATTTTTATTTTTGTAGTGTAAGGTAAATTTTTTGGTCTTTCTTTATGATAGTTCCTTCTTTAGGAAACTGTTCTAAGACTTTACCTACACCTTTATAATCTACACGATAACCCAAATTCTCCAACTGTGGAATAACTTCTCTACCTGCCATACCTACTAATGCAGGCATCTGCCGACGGTTTATTGCTATCTTTACCTTAGGAGCGGTCATCTTATTTAAATTCACTTTTTTATCTTGGAGCATTTCTTTTTCCACATTCAGTGGTGTTTTTAAGAAAGTTTTTCCTGCTATTTCCTTAAATACAGGAGCCGCCACCGTACCTCCGTAAAACCCAATAGAAGTATCGGGCTGATTAACCATAACGATACAAGTATATTTTGGATTATCCGAAGGATAAAACCCTGCAAAAGACGCCTGATATTTCATTGGTCCAGCTTTCCAGTATTCAAATCTTGCCGTCCCTGTTTTTCCCGCCATTTTAAGATTAGGTGTGAAGATACTTTTTGCTGTACCTTTTTCTACCGCTTTAGTAAGTGCATCTGTCATCATTTTTATAGCTTTATCTGATGCCATCTTATTTACCATTACTTCTGGTTTGGCTTCGTATGTAATCTTACCGTCTTTCATTATTTTGTCTATGAAAAGAGGCTTTACCATTTTACCATTATTAGCAATACCATTATAAAATGTAGCTAACTGCAACAATGTAAAATTAGACGAATAACCGTAAGACAAAGACGCTAGAGTAGCCTTATTCCATCTCTTATCTTCTGGAGTAACTATCTTTGGTTTTGTAATCCCTGGAAGTTCTATATCCATCTTATCAAACATCTTCCATCTTTTAAGATGATTAAGGAATACCTCTGGTTTATCTGCATAATATTTAGTAATGAGTTTTGCCGTACCCACATTGCTTGATTTTGCCAAAACATCACTAATCTCATAAGTTCCTCCACCGTGTCCGTCAGAAATTCTTTGCTTAGCGTAAGTCCATACTCCGCCACCTACATTTACGGTTGTATTTTCATCTATAAAACCGTCGTCCATCGCTGCCAAAAGAGAAACTACCTTAAATGTAGAACCAGGTTCCGTAGCATTTTTTATAGCATAATTATATGAATCTACATAAACTCCACTTTCTTTTTTTCTGAGATTTACCATTGCTCTTACCTTTCCCGTTTGGGTTTCCATAACGATAACCGTCCCATGGTCTGCATTAAAACTTATTAGCTGCTTCTCCAATGCAGAGTGAGCAATATCTTGTATTCTTAAATCAAGAGTAGTATAGACATCTTGCCCATCAATAGGTTCTTTAGCCTTCCAATGGTCAATGGGTTTCCACTGGGTCGAATTTACCCTTTGCTCCAATCTTGAACCATCTTTACCCGATAGATATTCACTAAACGCTCCTTCCAGTCCAGATTTATAAGCTTCGTTATCCATACCTATAGTTCCCGAACCTATTTTTGCGGTAGCTAATTCTCGCTTGTATTTTCTATCAATGATAAAACCACCCTTATTTTTACCTTTATTAAAGATAGGGAACTTTCTTATACGGTCGTATTCATCAAAATCTAAATCTCTTTTAAGAGAATAATACTGATTGCCTTTTTTCCTTTGAGCATCAAAAGTTTCCCTAAAGTAATGTTTAGGTTTCCCAAACATTTTGCTTAAAGAATCGGTAAGCGCTCCTATATTTTTGCTATAAAGAGTATCTTTTATAGTCTTAAAATCTATATAAACATCATACCTCATAACTGTAGTGGCAAGTATAGAACCATCTGAGGCATACAAGTTGCCTCTCACTGCTTTTAGCGTTGCCTCTCTATAGTTTTTATTGATATAATCTTCTTCTATCTCCTGAACATTAGTATTTTGCAATAAGAAAATACGAATAATGAAAGTAATAAACAAAAAGAAAGCAGCACCTCCAAAAAGGTACCCCCACATCAATGTCTTGGTTCTTTTTCTATCAAATTCGTTCTTAGTTTGCATT
Coding sequences within:
- a CDS encoding penicillin-binding protein, translating into MQTKNEFDRKRTKTLMWGYLFGGAAFFLFITFIIRIFLLQNTNVQEIEEDYINKNYREATLKAVRGNLYASDGSILATTVMRYDVYIDFKTIKDTLYSKNIGALTDSLSKMFGKPKHYFRETFDAQRKKGNQYYSLKRDLDFDEYDRIRKFPIFNKGKNKGGFIIDRKYKRELATAKIGSGTIGMDNEAYKSGLEGAFSEYLSGKDGSRLEQRVNSTQWKPIDHWKAKEPIDGQDVYTTLDLRIQDIAHSALEKQLISFNADHGTVIVMETQTGKVRAMVNLRKKESGVYVDSYNYAIKNATEPGSTFKVVSLLAAMDDGFIDENTTVNVGGGVWTYAKQRISDGHGGGTYEISDVLAKSSNVGTAKLITKYYADKPEVFLNHLKRWKMFDKMDIELPGITKPKIVTPEDKRWNKATLASLSYGYSSNFTLLQLATFYNGIANNGKMVKPLFIDKIMKDGKITYEAKPEVMVNKMASDKAIKMMTDALTKAVEKGTAKSIFTPNLKMAGKTGTARFEYWKAGPMKYQASFAGFYPSDNPKYTCIVMVNQPDTSIGFYGGTVAAPVFKEIAGKTFLKTPLNVEKEMLQDKKVNLNKMTAPKVKIAINRRQMPALVGMAGREVIPQLENLGYRVDYKGVGKVLEQFPKEGTIIKKDQKIYLTLQK